Part of the Halostella litorea genome is shown below.
CAGAGGTAGACGTCGTCGTCCCGGAGTTCCTGGTGGACGGAGACGAGGTAGGCGTGCAGCACCTCGTTCCGGTGGGTCCGGACGACGCCCTTCGGGTCGCCGGTCGTCCCGGAGGTGTAGTTGATGGTGATGTCGTCGTCCTCGCTCATCTCCGGCCGGTCGTAGTCGGTGCCGGCCGCCTCGATGACGTCGTCGAACGCCTCCCAGTCGCCGTCGACGGCCCCGGCGTCGTTGGTGACGAACGTCTCCGTGGGCACGTCGTCCCGGACTGCCTCGATCCGGTCGGCGTACTCGTAGTCGGCGTAGACGGCGTCGACGCCCGCGTCCGAGAGGATGTACTCGAAGTCGTCCGGCACCAGCCGGTAGTTCAGCGGCGTGTGGACGGCCCCGACCTGCATGCTCCCGAACGCCGCTTCGAGGTGGTAATGGGTGTTCGGGTCGAGCACGGCCACGCGGTCGCCCTTCTCGATCCCCCGGTCCTGCAGGAAGGCGGCGAACCGGTCGGCCCGTTCGCCCAGTTCGTCGTAGCTGTACCGCTCCCCGGTGGTCGCGACGACGGCTTCCTGCTGGCCGTAGTGCCGGCGCGCCCGGTCGAGGAAGTCAGTAACTAGCAGTGGCTTCTCCATCGCGGTTCACAGCACGGCCGAAAACATAATAGATGTTTTTGATATTCTCGCCCGTTGGGAACCTCCGTCGCGGGTGGGCGACGCGCGCGGCCGCACCCGGAGATCTACACCCCGTCGGACCACGGAGGCGTCGGTTCGCGTCAGGCCGTCCCGACTGTCTCCCGGTAGGAGCCGTGGCGGGCCTCGAACACGTCCATGATCTCGCCCATCGTGGCGTAGGCCTTCACCGCCCGGACGATCGGCGGCATCACGTTCTCGCCGCTTCCGATCGCCTCGTCGACGGCGGCCAGCGCGGCCTCGACGGCCTCGTCGTCGCGCTCCTCCTTGACCGCCGCAAGCCGGTCACGCTGGCGCTCCTGGACCGTCTCGTCGACCTTGAGGATCTCCGGGCGGGTGTCCTCCTCTATCTCGTACTCGTTGACGCCGACGACGACCTCCTCGCCCGACTCGACGCGTTCCTGGTACTCGTAGGAGGCGTCCTGGATCTCCCGGTGGAAGTACCCCCGTTCGATACCCGCGAGCACGCCGTCGCGGACCGAGCCGTCGCCCATCTCGCGGATCTCCTCGATGTACTCCATCGCCGCCGCCTCGACGTCGTCGGTGAGGCTCTCGACGGCGAAGCTCCCGCCGAGCGGGTCGACGATGTCGGCCGCGCCGCTCTCCTCGGCGATGATCTGCTGGGTCCGCAGGGCGACGCGGACGGCCTCCTCGCTCGGCAGCGCCAGCGCCTCGTCGAAGCTGTTGGTGTGGAGGCTCTGCGTGCCGCCGAGCACGCCCGCCAGCGCCTGGATCGTGACGCGGACGACGTTGTTCATGGGCTGTTGGGCCGTCAGCGACTGGCCGGCCGTCTGCGTGTGGAACTTGAGCTGTCGGGAAGCGTCGGCCTCCGCGCCGTACCACTCCTTCATCACGCGGGCGTAGATGCGCCGGGCGGCGCGGAACTTCGCGACCTCCTCGAAGATGGAGTTGTGGGCGTTGAAGAAAAAGGACAGTTGCGGGGCGAACTCGTCGACGTCCAGCCCGCGGTCCAGGCAGTCCTCGACGTACGCGAAGCCGTCCGCGAGGGTGAAGGCGAGTTCCTGGACGGCCGTGGACCCGGCCTCACGGATGTGGTAGCCCGACACCGAGATCGGCTTGAATTTCGGCGTCTCGTCGACGGCGAACTCGATGGTGTCGGTCACCACGTCCAGACTGGGCTCCGGCGGGACGACCCACTCCTTCTGCGCGATGAACTCCTTCAGCATGTCGTTCTGGAGCGTGCCACGGATCTCCTCGCGGGGGACGCCCTGCTGGTCGGCCAGCGCGACGTACATCGCGTAGATGACGGGCGCGGAGGGGTTGATCGTGAAGGAGGTCGACACCTCGCCCAGATCGATGCCGTCGAACAGTATCTCCATGTCCCGGAGCGTGTCGACGGCGACGCCCTCCTTGCCGACCTCCCCGTCCGAGAGGGGGTCGTCGGAGTCCTTCCCCATCAGCGTCGGCATGTCGAACGCCGTCGACAGCCCGGTCTGGCCCTCGTCGGTGAGGTAGTGGAACCGCTCGTTGGTCTCCTCGGCGGTGCCGAAGCCGGCGAACTGCCGCATCGTCCACGTCCGGCCGCGGTACATCGTCGGGTAGGGGCCGCGGGTGAAGGGCGGTTCGCCCGGGAAGCCCAGATCGTCCTCGT
Proteins encoded:
- a CDS encoding acyl-CoA mutase large subunit family protein, with product MYDDDDLAAIREAREEWEAETLDPTLERHGERRDRFATVSNMDVDRLYTPEDVADVDYEDDLGFPGEPPFTRGPYPTMYRGRTWTMRQFAGFGTAEETNERFHYLTDEGQTGLSTAFDMPTLMGKDSDDPLSDGEVGKEGVAVDTLRDMEILFDGIDLGEVSTSFTINPSAPVIYAMYVALADQQGVPREEIRGTLQNDMLKEFIAQKEWVVPPEPSLDVVTDTIEFAVDETPKFKPISVSGYHIREAGSTAVQELAFTLADGFAYVEDCLDRGLDVDEFAPQLSFFFNAHNSIFEEVAKFRAARRIYARVMKEWYGAEADASRQLKFHTQTAGQSLTAQQPMNNVVRVTIQALAGVLGGTQSLHTNSFDEALALPSEEAVRVALRTQQIIAEESGAADIVDPLGGSFAVESLTDDVEAAAMEYIEEIREMGDGSVRDGVLAGIERGYFHREIQDASYEYQERVESGEEVVVGVNEYEIEEDTRPEILKVDETVQERQRDRLAAVKEERDDEAVEAALAAVDEAIGSGENVMPPIVRAVKAYATMGEIMDVFEARHGSYRETVGTA